The segment ctATTGAATTGAGAAAACAATAATTCTTaagagatattttaattagattgttgtgttttcaatgtttttatctattttatccaaaaatacttttgtttcattaataattttattttaattgataaagttATACATTAAGAATATTAGTATAAATTCTCTATCACTAATATATACAGTTGATATCATTTAACTggattgttaattatttatattatcattcactttatattattaaaatatattgttcctGGATTGATGTATTCAAATATGCACAAAATTATTCTCTACTTTGATCATTGCATTATTTCATGTTTGAAGTAGAGAATCGACTATTGCTTTTCATTTCCCATcagttttaatgtttaaaaatcttcaaatttcatattcCATTTGTAATTAACTATCTTGgcatcattttttgaataaaatagtgtTTGCATCTTCTATTTAAAGTAGAGTTATCAGAATTAGTTTAAGCTAACAGCTATGCTGCCAGACCTGGCTTAATATTTGTGGAATAGCCATAAATCACTGTTGCCTGCAACTGAactgtgaaaataaaatgaataaatataagaacTGAATTGAGAATCAAAGATAAAATTGAAGGTTTTAAGAGCTATGAAAACATTAGAAATGAGTGAACACACAACTCTGTGGAACAATTGAAAGCTTTAGAGTTTCCTCTTCTTTGTAAGCATATGAAAAATTGTAGCTTTAGTGAGAGCAAGGTAAAGGAATGAATTGATTCTGACAGTATGATTGTATGGTTGATGATGATTCCAACAAGGATGTAAGTGCTGAAGAAACCCTCCGTCTAACTCTGATATGAAGCacataattatgaatgaaataatgaaatccaaTATGCATCatctttcatcaatttttaagtaaacaatACAGGTGTTACCATAACATAAATGAACTGTTCAGAAATAATTGTCAATAAATTACAATGAAtggattttttaattgttatttttgaaataaattatagatagttCTGGGATGTTTCCTTTTCTCTTTTCTCCTTTGATGTGATAGTAATATATTAGATATTACCTATttcaattattactattatttgattattgttataaaaattcttaaaacctaAAATGTTCACATTAAGTGgcaattatatgtattatttgatGTTGACTTAcaaatcattttatctttaaaaataaaagagctcTTAAGTTTTACACTGAGAACAAGAGAAATGCAAAATCAAGGAACAATAGTGATAAATCAATAacaattactttatataaatgaaactgaatttctTAATGCTAATCAAGAATGTTTGAGTCCtgattatattgataaaaacaaaCAAGTATAAACCCaacataaaacatttatcatcatttttcttGCTCATGTGCTGTCATATCAGTAGAAATGGTACATAATGTAGGTGTCTATCATTTTcctaaaaaacttttaaatggagAGAGGAATAGTgaatatttgtaacatttcatCATGACCATtgtgatattctaattttaaaatcatcaggtggtttaatttataagttctaatattgaaaattttattggtggtggtggaaaaaatatttcatttccgtCCTTTATctattaataacataatttcgTTTTGggttttttacaaattattcatttttaggtttgatctggatttttttttaattatcctgtACATCAGAAAGAGGATAAGGAACAATCCTGATCTGACATGCTCCTGATTCATGATAGGTcacatgaataatttatttagaattaatttagtaattctatatcatttcttaaaaacatattctAAGAAATGTCATTTCTTAGAAATTTgcctataaaaatgaaagaactcaaacatttcactttaaaagttatatatgtaataaaaaaatttaaaaagtattcatagAAACAACttggtaaatatattttctttttcagatatcTTCCGAGAACGGCAAGATAAAATGAGGgacaaagttttaatttaaatattttgtatcactGCACAATACATGAACAAATAAAAAGCAGTTTATATAATTCATCTATCCACCATTCCAACTGAATTTTGAGAAAGAAACAAGTGTGAATGGCTCAAGATGGCAGGCTCTGTCAAGGGTGATGAAACAAATTTGATTGATGATCTGTGTGTTAAAGACATTAACAGTGAAATAAATTCCCTAAAAGAGATTCCCACAgttgaagaaaaattcatatgtGATATCTGTggtaaatcattttctaaaattactaattttaattatcattatcgaactcatacaaatgaaaaaccatTTTCTTGTCATCTatgcagtaaaaaatattctcaaaaaactgctttgaattatcatatttttgttcatttaaatgaaaaacccTTTTCTTGTGATATATGTGGTAAAAATTTTTCTCGAAAAccaagtttaaaatatcattatagaaCTCATACCAATGAAAAACCCTATTCTTGTGAAGTATGCAGTAAAAAATTTACTTGCAACAGTCATTTAATTGGACATTCACGAACCCATACAAAGGAGAAACCTTATTCTTGTGATTTGTGCAGTAAAACATTTCGTCGTAAAACTTATTTAACTGCACATTTAGctcttcataaaaatgaaaaaccttATTCTTGTGAAATATGCAGTAAAagtttttctcagaaatttcgtttaaattaCCATCGCCGAATTCATACCAATGAAAAAACTTTTGTGTGTGAAATATGCTGTCGAGGATTTATggagaaaaatcatttaaagaatcATCTTcgtattcatacaaaagaaaaaccctATTCTTGTGATGTGTGCAATAAGAGATTTACACAAAAATctgctttaaattttcattatacaaCTCATACCAATGAAAAACCTTACAACTGTGAAATATGcagtaaaaaattttctcttaaaagtcATTTAAGTTTGCATTTACttactcatacaaatgaaaagccCTATTCTTGTGATATATGCAATAAAGGATTTTCTCATAAAAGTAATTACAATAGACATTTAGTTACTCATTCAGATGAGAAACCCTATGCTTGTGATAAATGCAGTAAAAGTTATTatcaaaaatcacatttaaatcgCCATTATCTAATTCATACAAAGGAAAAGTCTATTTCTTAtgatctatgaaataaaaattttaaccataAACAAAATGTGAATGAGCATTATGTAACTCATACCAATGAAAATTcctattttgtgaaaaatgtagaaaaatactttaagtcaatacttttatactttaaaaaaaaaggaaatctttaGTTAGGGATAAATATAATAAGACACTATCTATGAAAAGTTTTTTCAATGAGCAATGCTATATTCATAagagttaaaaaatttcactAGACATTTATTTACCATACATAAATGAATTTCCAACATTGAACTAAACAATATCATGCTGATAAGATGAACAAATTTGCATTTAGAAAtacttgtataaatatttatggtgccctattttaaagttttgattgtTTCGTTGTAtagtgatttaattttaatattaaggcaaaacagttttctttgtacatttttttttttctatttcaactaATGATGCAATCAAATGGtgaaattatctattatttttcataGATCTGAaattgagtaattatttttttaaaaaatatgcactttCACTCATACCTCTGTGATGATTGAAGATTGCAAAATTCATACTTCTGGCTACTTGATACTTCTGCTTTTATAGTGAATGATGGTATGTTTTTCCTTTCTATGAAAATTttgtcattataaatttaaatgtttttgctaTGTTGCATTTTAAAAGAGTTTAGTTAAAGAACTTTTTGTTTCAGTAGAATAACGTTTGAGAAATGATGTGTATGATCATTGGTTTCCTGTCTGCCAGTCtttgtgtaatttattatttatttattattcatatatatgttcatttttatttatggaaataaactGGGACAAACTTGTTAATAGtcattctctttatatatatatatatattagtaataaatgccaagttaaaaggaaaaaaatagtatcaaaattaaactaaataaaataagaacccggcctgaagactttctcaaaggTCATCCTCAGGCAGGGATTTTTTCTGTTAGAAATCTGACTATAGTCCAACGGTATTGACCCcttgtgacccgaaaatcccctgaaattaaggccTACTAAGAGAGacaccattttttacagaaatgaaacaaaacaataaattataaaagaatacgaccaccaattaagcaaaaaatacaattacataaaataaactatataagaaCTCTCAtaacctctctctctctctctctccattcaaggtaataaataattggagAGGCGTAAGTAGAAACAGAATTAATACACGGGGAACAAGATggaacaatttttgtaaaaaagatttttacctgctgctggtatgtcctttcctttttgttttaataattggttaTGAGAGTTCTTATATAGTTTACTTTATGTTGTtgtatttttttgcttaattggTGGTctgttcttttataatttattgttttgtttcacttctaTAAAAAATGGTGTATATCTTGggccttaatttcaggggattttcgggttacGAGGGGTCAATACCATTGGACTAAAGTcagattcctcacagaaaaaaacccttattttgaatccctgcctgagggtgatccttgagaaagtcttcagaccggattctttttttttttatttggtttaattttgattccatttttttttccttttagcttGATATATATTACTAATGTgtctagattcatctgtgttttagttgtagctgCATTTGTACTGTCTAAATACAATAgtgctttttctacttttttttttttttgctgtttttagtTTGAtccggaaatatttttttatttcgtttccaaaatagttttaatttcataatgcttatatttttgatttgataaaacATTATCTCAAGAATCACGTTTAAATCAGCATTCTCAAATTCAAGCAATTCAAAAGCCCTTTTCTTGTTATGCATGTGATAAAGAATTCTCTCagaactattatttaaattagcaaaatCAAACCCCTAATAAAGAATGCCTTACGTTTGTGaaatatgcatgatttttttttctttttgtaaataaaaaaaagtggaaaaaatctGCTTTTTGTTATGTgccataaaatgttttaataaaaataagaaaagttgctAAATTCTGGAACAAACTGAAAATAGGTATTGAAACTGCCATTTTGATTTTGTGTTTATTCCAAAATCAAGACAAAGGCATAATGTTATATCAGAATATCCACATTACATCagcaatttcattttatgaattgttATACTGCCTGTAGTAGCttctacttatatttttaataaattgttttttcgaCCAACTGATTCACtataaaaattggtttatttttaattaaatttcttatgtgtAATGTAATATACACGATTTAAAACTGTTAATTTCATAACTTTACATTTATGCTGTTCATTGTCCATAAGAACCATTTTAATAGAGTCATGTTGCCTGGCATCATAAGACTTAAAAATGTACTCTTCAGATTCTATCTTCTATCTTTCTGAATGCTGTACTTCATTTTCATATTCATCAGGTAAATACGTATATTAAACACGATTTTTCAGCCTTAGCATTCAATATTGGATGAAAAACTTGggatttaatatttctgaaacaatgaAATGGGTTTGAATTTCAcggcaacaatgtaatctgttaCTGAAAAtcgagttatatatatatatatataatttagaaaaatgccaacattcaggaaaaatttatatGTCCTTTAAATtgatgtgattaatttttttgaagatacaTAAAAATTGTCTGTTGTTGTAATATGTTCAGAAGTTATCATGAATAAACTCCAaagttttgcttaatttttcactgattaaaatattaaaaaaaaaaaatccaaggaaatgcatttttatgtccCAATTTATGTCTTTGGCCAAATTCAGTAGCTCTGTGTCTGATGTTCTAATCAGAAGCGCCTCTTTAcccttattattaatagaaatatgttGCTACCTGACTGGTTTTGGAGATCGGcgctttcatttgaaatattgattatatatctACATTTTGAACAGTTAATTGGGaatgtattttgcttttaatgtttgaaaacattgaaaaatataaattaagtaacaactgaaatttatacaaaacatttttttttactttttttctctgCTTGCTTgcataataaatagtttaaatattttgaactaagCATCAATCGATAGCTAAACTGAGCAACAAAGAAATAGCTGATGAGAAAGTTGCAACAGATGTGCCTGTCATTGGATGAAAGTGTTTATATGATGCttcgaaaaacaaaattaaataacctgaaattaaaaataaatttccaaaaacaatatctagaaaaaaaaatgtaaaaaatatcatttaaaagaaattcccaacacttttcaaataatatattaaggtgtcccaaaagttttttttctcatcGCGCTATCAATTGTCTTATCTGGCTTTGCTTGTGCAAACACGTAGGCTTATCTATTAACCGTCTATGTCATCTGTTTCAGTTGTACCAGAGCTCTACTGCACCGCAAAAAAGTTCTTTTgcccatttggtgggattggaactAATTCCTCAAGGTAAAACAAtgaattctacgaaatactgtcatcaactggaacAATTAAAAGCtgccataacaaaaaaaaaaaaaaaaaaaaaaatggccagaattaatgaacaaacaatgcgttgtttttcatcatgacaacggcagaccacatattgcattagtcgtaaaaGAGAAGcttttacagtttgattgggGTGTTTTACCatatcctgcatactctccagatcttgCTCCATCCGATTATAACTTCTTtttgtccttaaaaaattctatcgcgataagcgctttaaatccatcagcgaaataaaagctcacctcgaggattatttcttgtccaaaacacaataCTTTTGGGAAGAAGACATAATCAgacttcctgagagatggaagaaggtaatagagcagaAGGgttcttaaataacaaaataaattatatcttaagaagtaaatattgtgtattcatttcatgttagaaataggaaagaaacatggaacacaataatattttgtgaagagtaaaaatttgttttcatttctttcttagttaaatgattttttttaaaaaaagaaagccaaaatgtaataattgtaaaattaaaatgagattgaaaatttataattagaaaataaaacaaatagaaaatgtttaaaatctctTTACCAAAATCATCAATATGAAATTgtcgtgaaaaaaatatttcatgatacaaaatttatcgaatgaaataaaaatgatatttaaaaaaacgaaattaaattatctttaaaaaatgtgggTTTGTAGCTTACTCTCATGTTCCGGAAATGAAAAATAAGGTCAATTTTCCGGGAAGACTTAGTATAATGTTATGATTCACGAAAGGAAAAGGAAGTAATCAATTTATggtattaaaaaaggaaaagtatttgAAGAAGTATTAGTTAGCCTCAACGAAAAGGTAATAGCTATTTAGGAAACCGCAAGTAGACATCTAggatataaatcaattatttgaaattttcagggaaaaaaaacaaacaagattaattaaatgatgacgcatgttatttaaaaattcctgctGAACCTCCAAGTAACGGACCGATTTAATAAACAGGCAAAAGGAACAACCGCCTAAGCGCCagatctagattttttttatgacattttcagaaaagcagcatttctaattaattacctTTTGCAAGTTTTATGTTCTTTTGTACTTTTGAAACTGTCCGATTCTATAATTAAACAGCTTTTAggtagaattaaaaagaaatgtttttttttaaactatcttatttaaaattactttcagatTTTGATGTTTGTATAGGAGAGACACTAAATATTGTTCTCTTGAAAATTACTTGATAAATTTGTACTTTTTCGAAAAAATCTACTAATTAAAGTACCttatatacagaataaaattaaagttagtaTAAAAGTATCTGTTTTGGAAAAGGAGCGAGATCTGCACTGCCTAAGGACCTCTAAAGGACTTAATCGGGTGCTGAGCAAGTGAGAATAATGACTCAATCTCATACGAGAT is part of the Argiope bruennichi chromosome 10, qqArgBrue1.1, whole genome shotgun sequence genome and harbors:
- the LOC129988950 gene encoding zinc finger protein 239-like produces the protein MAGSVKGDETNLIDDLCVKDINSEINSLKEIPTVEEKFICDICGKSFSKITNFNYHYRTHTNEKPFSCHLCSKKYSQKTALNYHIFVHLNEKPFSCDICGKNFSRKPSLKYHYRTHTNEKPYSCEVCSKKFTCNSHLIGHSRTHTKEKPYSCDLCSKTFRRKTYLTAHLALHKNEKPYSCEICSKSFSQKFRLNYHRRIHTNEKTFVCEICCRGFMEKNHLKNHLRIHTKEKPYSCDVCNKRFTQKSALNFHYTTHTNEKPYNCEICSKKFSLKSHLSLHLLTHTNEKPYSCDICNKGFSHKSNYNRHLVTHSDEKPYACDKCSKSYYQKSHLNRHYLIHTKEKSISYDL